The genomic stretch GTCGCCGCCCAGCGCGATACCGGCGGCGATCCGAGCGCCGATGTCGACACGCTGGTCTATGACGCCGGCCGGCCGGTGCTGGTGGTGCCGAGTGCTGGCCCACTGGTCACCACATTCAAACATGTGCTGCTCGCCTGGAACGGCAGCAAGGAAGCCGCGCGCGCCGCCTTCGACGCCCTGCCCTTCATCATCGAGGCCGAGAAAACCGACATATTGGTCATCGATCCGCCTGATACGCTCGACGAAAGCCCGGAAGCCGCCGGTGCCGAAATCGCGTCGGCCCTGTCGCGCCATGGCGCCAATGTCAGTGTCTCGGTGCAGAAATCAGGGGGCACCTCGGTCGACGACATGATCCAGAACCGGGTCGCCGAGACCGGCGCCGATCTCCTGGTGCTTGGTGCCTACAGCCACTCCTGGCTGCGCCAGCTGCTGTTCGGCGGGGTGACGCGCACGGTGCTGCGCACAACGCAGGTGGCGGCCTTCCTGTCGCGATAAGTCCACAGCCATCGCAGCCGGTCGCCCTTGCCAAGTCCAAGGGTTTCCAGTTAATTCCGCGCGCATTCCCCTGTTTTTGTGCACGCGGCCTTCGCGTGCTGCGGAGTGCGCGAAAAATGTCCCTTCCCGAAAAAGCCTTCCCGGTCTCCTGGGACCAGTTCCATCGTGACGCCCGTGCGCTTTCCTGGCGGCTTTCCGGCGCCAACAAGGGACAATGGCGAGCGATCGTCTGCATCACCCGCGGTGGACTGGTCCCCGCGGCGATCATTGCGCGCGAGCTTGGCATCCGCATCATCGAGACGGTCTGCGTCGCCTCCTATCATGACTACACCAGCCAGGGGCAGTTGCAGGTGCTGAAGGAAATCACGCCCGCGCTGCTCGCAGACGATGGCGCCGGCGTGCTGATCATCGACGACCTGACCGACACCGGCAAGACCGCCGGCATCGTGCGCGCGATGATGCCCAAGGCGCATTTCGCCACCGTCTACGCCAAGCCGAAAGGCCGCCCGCTGGTTGATACTTTTGTCACCGAGGTCAGCCAGGACACCTGGATCTATTTCCCCTGGGACATGGGATTCACCTACCAGAAGCCGATCGCCGACGACCACGCCGGCTGATTCGCAACAGGCCGCATTTTTCCAGTTAAGCCGCCACCGACGACAATATTTGCTTCCGCGGACGGATCTGTGGGGCAAGATATCCTGTGAAATCGATCTCGATTGGCGGAAATCAGCCAGCCTGACCAAAGTTTTTACTTTTATTGGTCATAATTAGCCGTAAGATTCGTGAGGCGGCAAATGATTCTGGAGGCTGGGGCTAGCTTCTCCGATGTTGACGAGGCCAACGACGCACAACCATCTGGCTGAAAGGGTCCGGCGACTCTTCGGCACCGCGCCGTGCCGTCTGCAGGTTGCCGCGCTGCCGTGGCGCGACACCGGGAATGGCGTCGAGATCATGCTGATCACCAGCCGTGATACCGGCCGCTGGGTGTTGCCGAAAGGCTGGCCAGAGGCCAGGGAGCCACTCTGCGAGGCGGCGGCGCGCGAGGCCGGCGAGGAAGCCGGGTTGCGCGGAAACATTTCCCATCTCGAAGCCGGCCGTTATTTCTATGCCAAGGTTCTGGGCTCCGGCGAAGAAGTGCCTTGCGAGGTGCTGGTGTTTCCGCTGGAAGTCGACAAGATCGCCGATCGCTGGAAGGAAAAGCGCGCCCGCACCCGCAAATGGGTCAATTCGAGCGAAGCGGTGCGCATGGTCAATGAACCCGACCTTTGCCAGATCATCGCCTATTTCTGCGCCGACCCGCACAGATTCTCCTAAGCTGCATCTTTCGCGTGCTCTATGGCGGATTCACAACCATGTGATGTAGCGCATGAATGGTTTGCTAATTTTTCTTCGCTAAGAATTGGCCAATCTGGCGATTGACCGATGGCGAACTTTGTAGACCCACTTAAGCAAGACCCCGACGGCCCTAAGCGCGAGCACCGTCCACGCGTGCTCAAGGGCGGTTCCGTCATCACCGGCATTCAAAACTCGGAAGTCGCCGTTACGCTGCGCAATCAGCATGCGGGCGGCGCCGAATTGAAAGTTCCGCTGGAGTCGCGGGTTCCCGATCGTTTCCTTCTTTATGTACCGCTCGATGGCGTCGCCTATCGCTGCGAGGTCCGCTGGCGTCGCAACGATCGGATCGGGGTCCAGTTCACCGGCACCGAGCCCAAGCCGAAGCTGCATTACGGCTGATATCCGACCGGATTGCTCCCGGCAGATGCCTCCGATCGTCCGCTGCTCGCAAATCCGCCGCCCGAAACGATAATCGCAGCGGCGCATTTCTATCCCCGTTATCCACATGTGTGACACACAAGATGTTGGGGTCACAAAAGCTACGCAAACGAATCCTTGACGGCGCAAAACGAGTCGCCTTTTATAGGCCGTGCGCTCCTGTTGAGAGTGCGACCGGAAAGTTCTGAGCCCGGTCTTTTTCCCGGATTATGTGCGTTTTTGCCCGCATTTCCGCCTGTTTACGAGGCCGGCGGAAGCGTTGGGATTGTGGGGTGGCGGGGCGACGAAAGGGAGAATTGTCGGACTGGAATAAATTGTCTGTTAATACTATATTTAGTGTTTGCAGGTAGGTTCGACGCTAGATAGTGTGAATTTCCCTCGAGTGAGGGAATCGAAAAAATCAGATTTGAGGGACCCGCGGAGTTCCCCGGCGCGTTGTGACAGAGGCTTCCTAAGGAGCCCAGGTACAAGTGCTGGGGGGAGATCGCGAAATGGAGAGCCGGCCGTTTTCGAACGCCGGCAGACGGCGGACATGCGCGTTTCGCATTGGGGGCAGAAATCCCTGGGGAAAAGCGCTATATATAGACAAAAGGACCGGACCAATGCGCATCGAGCGTCGCTTCACCAAGGCAGGCCAATCAGCTTATGCGGAGATCGAATTCCGCAAGGCCCTGTCCGAGATCAAGAATCCGGATGGCTCGGTGGTGTTCCGTCTCGACAACATCGATGTGCCGGCGCAGTTCTCCCAGGTGGCCGCCGACATCCTGGCGCAGAAATATTTCCGCAAGGCCGGTGTGCCCGCGCGGCTGAAGAAGGTCGAGGAGAACGACGTCCCCTCCTTCCTGTGGCGCTCCGTCGCCGACGAGGCCGAGCTTGCCAAGCTGCCGGAAGGGGAGCGCTACGGCTCCGAGATCGATGCCCGCCAGGTATTCGACCGGCTGGCTGGCACCTGGACCTACTGGGGCTGGAAGGGCGGCTACTTCAAGACGTCGGAGGAAGACGCGCGCGCTTTCCGCGATGAACTTGCCTATATGCTGGCCACCCAGCGCGTCGCACCGAATTCGCCGCAATGGTTCAACACCGGCCTGCACTGGGCCTACGGTATCGACGGACCGAGCCAGGGTCACTTCTATGTCGACCCCTTCACCGGCAAGCTGACCAAGTCGAAATCCTCCTACGAGCATCCGCAGCCGCATGCCTGCTTCATCCAGGGCGTTCAGGACGACCTCGTCAACGAGGGCGGCATCATGGATCTGTGGGTGCGTGAAGCGCGCCTGTTCAAATACGGATCCGGCACCGGCTCGAACTTCTCGCTGCTGCGCGGCGAAGGCGAAAAGCTGTCCGGCGGCGGCCGTTCGTCCGGCCTGATGAGCTTCCTCAAGATCGGCGACCGCGCCGCTGGCGCCATAAAGTCGGGCGGCACGACGCGCCGCGCCGCGAAAATGGTCATCGTCGACGCCGACCATCCCGATATCGAGGAATTCATCGACTGGAAGGTCAATGAAGAGCAGAAGGTCGCCTCGCTGGTGACCGGCTCCAAGATCGTCAAGAAGCATCTTGAGCTGATCATGAAAGCCTGCGTCAATTGCGAAGGCAATGGCGACGATTGCTTCGACCCGGCCATCAACACGGCGCTGAAGCGCGAGATCAAGGCGGCCAAGAAGGACGCGGTGCCGGAGAACTACATCTACCGCGTCATCCAGTTCGCCAAGCAGGGCTACACCTCGATGTCGTTCAAGACCTACGACACCGACTGGGATTCGGACGCCTACCTGACGGTTTCGGGCCAGAACTCCAACAATTCGGTGTCGCTGAAGGACAATTTCCTGCGCGCCGTCGAGCAGGACGCCGACTGGCACCTGACCGCCCGCAAGGACGGCAAGGTGCTGAAGACGCTGAAGGCGCGGGATCTCTGGGAAAAGATCGGCTACGCCGCCTGGGCATCGGCGGACCCGGGCCTGCACTTCAACACGACGATGAACGACTGGCACACCTGCGCTTCTGCCGGTGCGATCCGGGCCTCCAACCCGTGCTCGGAATACATGTTCCTCGACGACACCGCCTGCAACCTCGCCTCGATCAATCTGCTGCCTTACCGCAATGCCGACGGCACGATCGATATCGCTGCCTACGAGCACACGGTGCGGCTGTGGACCATCGTGCTCGAAATCTCGGTCATGATGGCGCAGTTCCCGTCGAAGGAGATCGCCAAGCAGTCCTACGAATACCGCACGCTCGGCCTCGGCTACGCCAACATCGGCGGCCTGCTGATGACCTCGGGCATACCGTATGACTCGGACGAGGGCCGTGCCATCTGCGCAGCACTTACCGCGATCATGACCGGCATGGCCTATGCCACGTCGGCCGAGATGGCCGCCGAGCTCGGCGCCTTCGCCGACTACGACCGCAACGCCCAGAACATGCTGCGCGTCATGCGCAACCATCGCCGTGCCGCCTATGGCGAGAAGCAGGGCTATGAGAAGCTCGCCGTCAACCCGGTGCCGCTGGTCGCCTCCGACCTCAAGCAGCAGGCGCTTGTCGAGCATGCGAAAGCCGCCTGGGACCGCGCCATCGAGCTTGGCGAGGAGCACGGCTACCGCAATGCGCAGGCGACCGTCATCGCGCCGACCGGCACGATCGGTCTGGTCATGGATTGCGACACCACCGGCATCGAGCCCGACTTCGCGCTGGTGAAGTTCAAGAAGCTCGCCGGCGGCGGCTACTTCAAGATCATCAACCGCGCCGTGCCGGAAGCGCTGCGCACGCTCGGCTATTCCGAGAGCCAGCTCGCCGAGATCGAGGCCTATGCGGTCGGCCACGGCAATCTCAACCAGGCGCCGGCAATCAACCCCGGCTCGCTCAAGGCGAAAGGCTTCACCGACGAGAAGATCGCGGCGCTCAATGCCGCGCTGAAGTCGGCCTTCGACATCAAGTTCGTCTTCAACCAGTGGACGCTCGGCGCCGACTGGGTGAAGGAGACCTTCGGCTTCACCGACGAGCAGCTCAACGACTTCTCGTTCGAGATCCTGCCGGCGCTGGGCTTCTCCCGGAAGGACATCGAAGCCGCCAACATCCATGTCTGCGGTGCGATGACGCTGGAAGGCGCGCCCTTCCTCAAGGCCGAACACCTCGCCGTGTTCGACTGCGCCAGCCCCTGCGGCAAGATCGGCAAGCGTTCGCTTTCGATCAACAGCCACATCCAGATGATGGCGGCGGCACAGCCCTTCATCTCCGGCGCCATCTCCAAGACCATCAACATGCCCAACGATGCGACGGTGGAAGACGCCAAGGGCGCCTACATGCTGTCGTGGAAGCTGGCGCTGAAGGCCAACGCGCTCTATCGCGACGGCTCGAAGCTGTCGCAGCCGCTGAATTCCTCGCTGCTCGCCGATGGCGAGGAGGATGAGGACGATGCGGTCGAGCAGCTGATCGCGGCCCCAGCTGCGGCGCGTGCTGCGCAGATCACCGAGCGGATCGTCGAGCGCATCATCGAACGCGTGTCGCGCGAGCAGGAAAAGCTGCCCGGCCGCCGCAAGGGTTATACGCAGAAGGCCAAGATCGGTGGCAACACCATCTTCCTGCGCACCGGCGAATATGATGATGGCCGCCTCGGCGAGATCTTCATCGACATGAACAAGGAGGGTGCCACACTGCGTGGCCTTCTCAACAACTTCGCCATCGCGATCTCGCTCGGCCTGCAATACGGCGTACCGCTCGACGAATATGTGCACGCCTTCACCTTCACCAAGTTCGAGCCGGCGGGCATGGTGCAGGGCAATGACGCCATCAAGAGCGCGACGTCGATCCTCGACTACGTATTCCGCGAACTCGCGATCTCCTATCTCGGCCGCAACGACCTCGCCCATGTCGACCAGTCGGACTTTTCCAACACCGCACTTGGCCGCAACATCAGCGAAGGCAAGACCGACGCCGTCTCCAAGGGTCTGACCCGTGGTTCGCCGGTGAAGCTGGTGTCGAGGGCAATCGGCAACGAGCCGAAGGGCTTTGCCGGCTCCACCCCCCCTGCCCGCTCGGCGCCGACCGCCTTCTCCGGCTCCAACGTGCTGGCGTTGAAGCCCGCCAGCGACGAAGCAGTCGCCTACAAGCGCGATTATGAGGACCGCGCCAAGGAACTGGCCGAAGACATCGCCTTCGAGGAAGCGGCGGGCGCGGCTTCCGACACCACGGCGGCACTGTTCACCGACGCCGCGGCCAATGAAGCGGCCGAAGCGAAGAAACTCGCCGCCGACCGCCGCGCCAGGTCACTGCTGCAAGGCTACACCGGCAATTCCTGCTCCGAGTGCCAGAATTTCACCATGGTGCGGAACGGGACCTGCGAGAAGTGCGATACGTGCGGCGCCACGAGCGGGTGCAGCTGAGGGGATTTGATTGAGCCCAAAAGTCGTAAATGCAACGACGCCGACAATCCTAGATTTCGGCGTCGTTGAAAGCGGCATACGGGAACGTGAGAGCGCCAGCGTCTCGCGCAGCGATGCATTCACTAGACTTGCTCTAGAAACTGTCTTTGGGTTACCTCAACCAGAGGTCGATGAGTATATCGTTGACGGCTTTGATGATCGCGGCATCGATATTGTCTATATCGACCACGACAATCGTGTAATAAATATCGGATCATGCAAGACGGTTGTCTCATATAAAAATTCTCGGAAGAATTTCCCTGGCGACGAAATTGATAAAATAATCTCTTTTGTTGAAGACCTCGTTCTTAATCGCGAGGATATGCTTAAAACATGCAACGGCCCTCTAGTGGATTGATCGAGACAAAAGAGTCCGATGTTGGATTCCCATCTGTTTTCGCATGTGCGACGATCGGGCATGCGCACCGGTATTACATTTGACGTCACTGCCGCCGACAGGATCCAGCTCGAAGCCATCGTGGCAAAGCACGGTTCGCCGCAGAAGCATGCGTGGCGGGCGAAGATCATTCTGATGAGCGATGACGGCTTGGGAACCGTGACCATTATGCAGGCTACCGGCAAATCGAAGACCTGCGTGTGGCGATGGCAGGAGCGTTTTATGGCCGAAGGCGTGGATGGCCTTTTGCGCGACAAGAGCCGCCCGCCAGGCATTGCGCCACTCGATCCCGAACTGGTCGATCAGGTGATCGCGCTGACGCTGGAAACGCCCAAGCAAGAGGCCACACACTGGACCGTTCGCGCGATGGCAAAGGCGGTGGGGATCGCGGCCTCTTCGGTCGTCAAGATATGGCACGAGCATGGTCTTGCACCGCACCGCTGGCGCAGCTTCAAACTGTCGAATGACAAGGCCTTTGCCGAGAAACTGCACGATGTCGTTGGGCTCTACGTCTCGCCGCCGGCCCATGCCATTGTTCTTTCCGTCGATGAAAAGAGCCAGATCCAGGCGCTGGACCGCACCCAGCCAGGACTTCCGTTAAAGAAGGGGCGGGGTGGCACGATGACCCATGATTACAAGCGCCACGGAACCACCACCCTGTTTGCTGCCCTCAATGTTCTCGACGGCTCGGTGATCGGCCGCAACATGCAGCGACACCGGCATCAGGAGTTCATCCGTTTCCTCAACGTGATTGAGGCGCAACTGCCGAAGGATAAGGCAGTCCACGTCATTCTCGACAACTACGCGACCCATAAGCAGCCGAAGGTCCGCGCCTGGCTGGCAAGACATCCGCGATGGACCTTCCACTTCGTTCCAACATCATGTTCATGGCTCAACGCTGTCGAGGGCTTCTTCGCCAAACTGACACGACGTAGACTGAAACACGGTGTCTTCCACTCCGTCGTCGATCTGCAGGCGGCAATCAACCGCTTCATGACTGAGCACAATCACGAACCCCGGCCATTCGTCTGGAAAGCAGACCCCGATGAGATCATTGCAGCCGTCAAACGCGGGCACCAAGCGTTGGAATCAATCCACTCTCATGATTGCTGACAATGGCCTTTGACATAAGCTGCGGCCCGCCGATCCGGATCGGCGGTCGAGGCACTTGTACGGCGGATATGAGGTGCAAGAGGCGGGACTTGAACGTCGGTCAACAATCTCTCATCCGCGGGTCGGGCCGCATGACCTGGTTTCGTTTGGGGCTGCCTCTGTCTAGGTGGCGAGCGTCGAGGCTCATAGTGGAGACGAGGGCTCCCCGGCATTGTCCCGCCTCCAGCGCCGCATATCGCGCCGAGGCTGATCCTGTGTTGTGGTCTCCTCTGCTGGCTGTCTGTCAAATAGTGGTCACGCCGTCTTTGGCGCGGATTGAACCGTGCAGGCGATCGACCAGATGAAGCCCACCATCTCGCGTGCGATGGCGACATTGACGACGTTCGCATTCTTGCCGCGCGCGCTCAGCCGACGATATCGGGTGCACAGTCGAACTTGCGCTTTCCACCCGATATCGCGAACGACTTTCGGCAGCGCCTCGATCCGGTCGACCTTGTGCCGGCCGATGCGCGCTCTCATCCGGTAAGCCCAGGCGCCTTCGACCAGCGCGCGCCGGGCATGAGTGTTGCCGGTCTTGGTGATGCCGCCGCGCCAGACGGTCTCACCACTCGATTGTTCTCCGGGGACCAGGCCAAAATAGGCCATGAGCTGGCGTGGGTTTGAGAAGCGTGTGAAGTCACCGACCTCCGCGACCAGCACCACGGCATTAATCAGCGCGATGCCGCGCATCGCCTGCAAGGCGTCAACGACCGGGCGCTGGTTCCATTCCGGGAGCAGGCTGAGTATCTGTTCCTCGACCTGCTGCAGGCGCCGTTCCGCATCCATGACAGCATCGACGTAGTCCTGAAATGCGATCTGCTGAGCGGGATGGTCGAAGGCCAATGTCGAAAGCCATCGCCGGTAAGCCTTTCGCCAGGCCGTCCCGCGCTCATGCTTGCGCCCGTGACGCAGCAGAAATCCTTGAAGATGTTGGCGCGCTCGCGTCACCACCTGTCGCACGACGCTGCGCAACCGGATCAGGTCGCGCATGGCTTCATGATCGGCGTCGGGCACCCAGACTGGGGTCAACTCTCCGGCCCGATGAAGGCGGGCGAGCATGGTGGCGTCGCGACGGTTCGTCTTCACCCGATCGCCAGGCTTCCGCGGAATCAGCGATGGCGCCACCACGTCGCACCGATGGCCGAGGCGCGTGAGTTGGCGATGAACGCCATAGCCGCACGGGCCGGCCTCATAACAAAACGCCAGTGGCTTGCCGGACCGCCTGAGACGATCGCACAGCTTGCTGATGGTATCAGCATCATTGGCAATCTCGCCGAGATATTCCACCGAGCCGGAGCGTCCGCTCTCCGCCACCGCGACTGAGATCCGTTCCTTGTGAATATCCAAACCGACAAATCTGATATGGTCCATATGGCCCGTCTCCTATGCATGAGGCTCTGCGCCGGCCAGCCGGCTTAACCCTCGTACCGTTGCATATCGGATGACGGGCCGCCCTCAGGCCCAGCAATCATAGGGACTAGCTGCAAAAGTTAGGGAAATATGGGATATCTTTGCGGAAGAGAGCTATCGGATTTCGGTTCATCTCTTTTCAAACCAAGCCACCCTTCAAAAAGATGCTCACAACCGACTAGTTGAAGCTCTGAGCCGTCACGAAATTGCGCTGTTCGAATACGGATTGTTCGAGCTATCTCATGGTGTCGTAAAGGCCACTAAGCCTCGGTTCAAAAAGAAGATTATTCCGTCAGATGATGCCGCGTTCAGCGTAAAAGAGGCCAACAAGCGGGCTGTCATGCTGAAGGTCTCGTTGAAGGAACTGACTCAGTTTCTCAGCGCAGAAAACGAAACATTCGATGAGCGATTAATCTGGCAAAACGTTCGATATTTCCTCGGCCTCGATAATGAGGTCAATCGGGAAATCCGCGAAACATTGCTGTCCGGGCAGGCGAGCGATTTTTGGTTCTTGAACTCCGGTCTTACAATCGTTTGCGAACAGATAGTTTCAGTAGCGAATGGCCGACACCCTATAACGATGGTAAACCCTCAGATTGTGAATGGCTGCCAAACCGCGACTGTCATTCATGCGGTTTCGACCGGAACCATGGCCGACCTAGACAATGGCTATGTCCATGTGAAAATTATCGAAACAAACGATAGTACATTTATCGAGCGGGTTGCCCTCGCAAGCAACACGCAGAGCCGCATCCTAGCACTACTTTGGCATTTTTTTGGTTCTGGGAGCGTTTGAGGATTCCCAAGAGCGGTTTTGCGTGATTCATGAGAGGTCGGCTGTTGGAGGGGCCGGCCATGAACAGGGATTGGCAAGTCGATCTGGAGCAGTGGCTTGAGCCGTTCGTCTCGGCGTTGAGGCACAAGACGCGTGCTCGGATGTGTCCGGCCTATATTGCTGGGCTGATTGGCCTTGGGGATCGCAAGAGCATCCAACCGATGGCGGCGCGCGACGCAGGCGTCAACTATGACCAGCTGCACCACTTCATCGCGAGCGGCGTGTGGGATGCTGGGCCGCTGGAGAAGGTGCTACTTGCGGAGGCCGACAGACAAGTTGGCGGGAACGATGCATGGCTGATCGTGGACGACACAGCGCTCCCCAAGAAGGGGCGCCACTCGGTCGGCGTCGCGCCGCAATATGCCTCGGCGCTTGGTAAGAACGCCAACTGCCAGACGCTGGTGTCGCTGACGCTGGCCTCTAGCGAAGTGCCGGTCATGGTGGGACTGCGGCTGTTTCTGCCCGAGAGCTGGACTTCCGATCCCGCCCGGCTCGACCGTGCCGGTGTGCCCGAGGACCATCGTGCCTACAGGACCAAGCCCGAAATCGCGCTGGCCGAGATCGACCGGGCTCGCGCAGCCGGCCTACGCTTTGGCTGCGTGCTCGCCGATGCCGGATATGGCTTGAGCGCCCCCTTCCGGCAGGCGCTCACCGAGCGCGGCCTTACCTGGGCCGTCGGCATCCCGTTCAAGCAGAAGGTCTATCCCGCCGACGTGGCAATGATCTTTCCCGTTGCCGGACGCGGCCGTCCGCGCCAGCGGCATATCCCCGATGTGAAGTCGATGACCGCGAAGGCGATGCTGGAGACAGCCCCATGGCGCGCGGTCAGTTGGCGGCGTGGCACCAAAGGCCGCCTCTCGGCGCGCTTCGCCGCTGTCCGTGTCCGGGTTGCAGATGGCCCACCCCAGCGCATCCGCGACATGGGCGCTCAGCATCTGCCCGGCGAGGAGGTCTGGGTGATCGGCGAGCACCGCTCGACCGGCGAGCGCAAATACTACCTCTCCAACTTGCCCGCCGACACCCCGCTCAAGCAGATCGCAGGCGCCATCAAGGCGCGCTGGGTCTGCGAACAGGCGCATCAGCAGCTCAAGGAGGAACTTGGCCTCGACCACTTCGAAGGGCGCTCATAGACCGGCCTGCACCGGCACGCGCTGATGACGATGATCGCCTACGCCTTCCTGCAATCTCGCCGCCTCAAACAAGCGGGAGGGGGAAAAAAGAATCGTTGGCCCGCCGCCCCAACCGAGCCTACCCGCCGTCAGGCAAGCCATCCTCACCGCGCTAGCGCAGCCGCCCCCAATCCGTTGTCCCCACTGCCGCAGAGCCCTCTCCGCTAACAATCTGCCAAAGTAGTGCTAAATCGCGACTTGAGAGCAAACGACAACATACAGCGCCAACTGGTCGAGTGTCTTAGGCCTCACAACTATTTCTATGTTAGGAAGCGTGGAGAGAACGCACCTCGTCCAGGAATGAGGATGATCGATGCGGCGAGAGCAGGCCAGCTTGTCCTGGCGTACCTTTGCGGCGAACCGACAAAGAGCAAAACTAACTCGAATGATATATTTGGCGATCTGTATGAGGAGGCATTCAATCCTCATGCAGTAACGCCCGAGGTAATTATCGCGGCACACGAATGTTATTCCGTGATCGAGCGCCGCAGAAAAGAAATCCTGGCCTGGCAGGCATCGGTTACTCGAAATTCCTTTGAGGAATCATGGCTGATCGAAGGCCATTTTCATTTACTCTTCGTCATTGGTGAGCTGATGCGCCGAGCCTCCATTCCGTTGTCAGAGACGACAATAGCCATCAGCTTGATTGAGAAAGCAAGCAGCATCCTGAGGACCTTTGTCGAGCGGAATCAAAAAGTTGCAAACTATAGACTCTTCCGTTTGGCTAGATCTCGGGAGGAAATCCTGAAGATCATAGACAATAGCTCCAAGCCGGATGAGGCCAACCCTGTTCAGATTGAGCTGTTCCAACACTTAGGATCGGCGTAGCGCCTACTGCACCCGCAGCGTCTGCTCGTCAAACAACGGCTCATCCTGGCCGATGCGCACGAACAACACCTTCCGCCCCTCACCGGCCGGCACCTCGAAATACTGGATGCCGTCAGGCATTTCGCCCCAGTCACCGCAGGGCGGTTCGGGAACCTCATCGGGATTGGCGAGCGCTTTCAACTCTTTCGCATAGGCCGCGTCGGGGCTGAATGTGTAACGCTTGACGCCGGCGGGCAAGGTGCCCTCCGTGTAAGGCATGACCACGCAGCGGGCGATGACCGTCTTGTCGGTCTTTTCCAGGAACAGCCGCCGCACGGCAGCCTCGGCGATTTCGCCCGGCTTGATGTCGAACACCTCAACCAGAGGGTCGGCCGCGCCGCCATCGCTGTATTTGATGGCGAGCGCGTTGCCGGCGAATTCGAAATGGATCTGGCGGAAGCCGAAATCGCAGCGCTGTGTCCAGGCGGCAAGGCCGATCGTCTTGTCGGCCAGTTTTTCCCAGACGCATTTGTCGATCGGCGGGCGCGATGGCGCCGGCTCGTCCGCGCGCGCCGCGGCGGATATCGCGGCGGAGGCAAGCAAGGCGCAGAGGATCGATCTCCTGGCGCTAGTCATCGCTGCATCCTGTCAAGGTGAAGGCGTCCCAGGCCGAGCGATCCGGATTGGCGTTGGCGAAATCGGCCCATTCAGTGAAAGCCACGCCGAAATCGGGCAAGAGCAGCCCTTTCGGCGCTGGTGTCGCTTCGCGCGAATTCAGCTGCTCGGCGCCGCCGCCGGTCAAGGCGTAGACCTGGCCATCCCATATCCTGCACAGCCCGCTGCCATCTTGCAGGCCCGCTTCGCGGTCGTCGTCGGTGCAGGTGTGGCGGATGGTGCCGAGCGGGAACGAATTCCGGCCATTGGTCCAGGTGATGTCGGCCGGCAGGTTTTTGTCGGTGTTGGGCACGCTCAGCGAAAACACCTGCGCCGTCAGCGCCGCCGGTTCGTTGTCCAGCGGCCGGAATTGCATCACCGCACCCGAGCGCGGCTCACGGTAGGTGGCGTGGCTCAGCAGACATTCCTTGGCGATCGCCACCTGCAAGGAGCAGAGCAAACCCAGGACAACAAAGGCCAGGCTGCGAATGATCATCGGATGTCTCCAGAAAACATCGTAAAAACCTGCACTCAGACAAGCCCGACGAGCCAGGCCGCGCCACCAAGAAAGCCCGCCGAACAGATCCACAGCAGCCAGAGCCCGCGCAC from Mesorhizobium sp. NZP2077 encodes the following:
- a CDS encoding IS110 family transposase, with protein sequence MDHIRFVGLDIHKERISVAVAESGRSGSVEYLGEIANDADTISKLCDRLRRSGKPLAFCYEAGPCGYGVHRQLTRLGHRCDVVAPSLIPRKPGDRVKTNRRDATMLARLHRAGELTPVWVPDADHEAMRDLIRLRSVVRQVVTRARQHLQGFLLRHGRKHERGTAWRKAYRRWLSTLAFDHPAQQIAFQDYVDAVMDAERRLQQVEEQILSLLPEWNQRPVVDALQAMRGIALINAVVLVAEVGDFTRFSNPRQLMAYFGLVPGEQSSGETVWRGGITKTGNTHARRALVEGAWAYRMRARIGRHKVDRIEALPKVVRDIGWKAQVRLCTRYRRLSARGKNANVVNVAIAREMVGFIWSIACTVQSAPKTA
- a CDS encoding IS630 family transposase, with product MRTGITFDVTAADRIQLEAIVAKHGSPQKHAWRAKIILMSDDGLGTVTIMQATGKSKTCVWRWQERFMAEGVDGLLRDKSRPPGIAPLDPELVDQVIALTLETPKQEATHWTVRAMAKAVGIAASSVVKIWHEHGLAPHRWRSFKLSNDKAFAEKLHDVVGLYVSPPAHAIVLSVDEKSQIQALDRTQPGLPLKKGRGGTMTHDYKRHGTTTLFAALNVLDGSVIGRNMQRHRHQEFIRFLNVIEAQLPKDKAVHVILDNYATHKQPKVRAWLARHPRWTFHFVPTSCSWLNAVEGFFAKLTRRRLKHGVFHSVVDLQAAINRFMTEHNHEPRPFVWKADPDEIIAAVKRGHQALESIHSHDC
- a CDS encoding AIPR family protein; this translates as MFELSHGVVKATKPRFKKKIIPSDDAAFSVKEANKRAVMLKVSLKELTQFLSAENETFDERLIWQNVRYFLGLDNEVNREIRETLLSGQASDFWFLNSGLTIVCEQIVSVANGRHPITMVNPQIVNGCQTATVIHAVSTGTMADLDNGYVHVKIIETNDSTFIERVALASNTQSRILALLWHFFGSGSV